The window agttttttcttttgttaatttCTTAAGGCAACTctgaaaaattacaaaatatgaGGCTAATAATAGAAATGCAGGAAATCACATCAATTGAAAGCATGCATGAATTAGAGTCGTTTGACCAGAGAAACAATCAAGAATCAATGAAGAAAACAACATTAACTTTAGACCCTGGAATGTCTTCCAACATATTGCAAGTTGGgaattgatttgaatttgatattGTTAGAAATTAAcctaaattttgtttaataaaaaaactagAGATGGATATTATAGTAGTTCAAACCTAAAATGTCAGCATTTGTAAAGAAAAACTAGAAGCAACATTGGCAAATCTGAACGAGATAATGCTGCTAAGGTACTAAAGTGACAGTTGAAATTGAGCCATTATGACACCAGTAGTGACCCTCAAACAATGAAAGTAAGTGACTCACTCCTTTAATCTTCAACAATAACATTAATTGGACTGTAAGTATGAAAAAAGGATCATAACATATATAGtagaagaggaagagaaaactTAGACTTCCTTTAAAGTGACATTTTCAGGAGAAGCACTACATTTATAATATACTCTACTGGCTGAGATATATGCAGTTaaaccaaatttcaaatattgCAGTTAAGTTTAGCCTTCATAGTGGCATTATGATCAAGCACATACTAAGCAATTACTCTTCTTCCTGCTACCTTTCAAGCCCTTGATCTTAAAGGCAAACACTTATCTATCTAACTATTAAAACACAAGGAGGGCAATATTAGAGCATTGCTATGTTGATCCACAATAGGCACTGAAATAACGTCATCGATATATCAATAGATTGTTTTTCCTTAGCACTATTAATGGCacaataataaattttgaagcAAGAAACACAAGGTGGCTCATATTGGGTGACCTTCAACTCGAACTATTGCAGCAGGTTAGAATATGGGATGAAGTCCTAACCTTCTAATAGCAGACCAACAGAGGAAAACAACATAAGAAGCCATAATTCCTGAAGACAAAAGACCTCTATTAACCTGCATCAAGTATAAAATGGTAATACTCTTTATATCAAATCATTTAGATGAAGAGAATTTTTAGCATAGAAAAGTCAGTTATTAATTGCAGTTATGACACAACATCACagcagaaaaaagaaaataacacaTAAAAGTTCCATAGAAATCATATTTTAGTAGAGTTGCATGTTTCATATTGTCACAGGTAGTAGATGATGTTCCACACTGTAAAATGCAAAAAGTTCATCATAGTGATAACATAACCACATGCTGAAAATGCATATATATGCCTGCAAATCTTTAATGCTAGCCCCTTCCCAAAGTTATATTATCTGCATCATTGGAAAAAGTGCTGAAAAGTCCTCAGAGTTGGCAATAAATGATATTCCAAAGAAACTGATTCCTTGAAAAGCATACCTTTGAATGCAAGGACATAGCCATCATCACTATGAGCAGAATGGAAGTCCATGTAATGAAGAATATGTTGAGAGAACATGCTGGTCTTGGGGCATAAAAATAGTACATAGACACAATTCCACAGATTGAAGCAACATAAAAAACTGTTGAGGTAAATAATGCAAAGAAGCAGCTGCAGACGGACAAGAAGATGGTTATACATTAGCAAATacttattcaatttcaagaaaatgaaaaaggcctAAAATGTTATCTTATCCATAAATTATATtgcaatcattttaattacttGATAAGATTATGCTTTTAATGCCGCATGACCTCAATCCGTGGTTGACTCCAATTCTAtaattttaatgatataaagCCTTTGTTAGAAGGTAAAAAATACCTTTGTTTCCTTTGCTCATCAGGTGCCCAGTTGTTATTCCACCATCCAATAAACTCAATCACGCTTATAAGTTGCAGAAGGAGAAAAATCCTATATCACATGAGCAAAAAACTACATATTTACTCTTACACTCAAAAGCTAATATacaagtaaaaacaaaattcattttcattgtTGTCAATTTCTTTCAGGAGTTTGAAAATGAGACAATAAATTCTTTTGAGTGCTGATTGAAGCCCTCTCCATGTCCTAAtagtttattttgttattctgCTCCAATATAGTGAATCaaaactttctatttcttCATGCAAGTAATAAGTCCATTCTGGTTTGCCTTGAAACTTACTTTGATTCTGATTCATATATCATTTTGCTGCTGAAAATGAATGATTCAGTATCTATGTGACATGTGAGGCATGCTTTAAGTAATTAGGAGAAGAACGCATGAAATTATACCAAGTATAGCAGATAGATATCTTTATATTGTCTTTTCAGATTAATATCGAATCAGAAAGGCAGGTTGCTTTAGGACACTTTAAATGGTCGTAATATTAGATTACAATTTGCACCATGATGTCAATAAGATTATAGTTGatcatgatttcataaaatgaaGAGCTGTTAATTAAAGGTTGGAAGTATAAAGAATACCCTGCACCAATGCGAGCAACTTCTCCtgcaagaagagaaaataagcTCCTTAGTTCATGGTAGAAAGCCCTTTTCTGTAGTTTGTAGATGATAGCTCCTCATGATCTAAATGTTTAAGTTAAGGTTAAATTTTCAAGTTCATAGATTTGGCTTTCAAAGCAAACATACCATATATGTGAATAAAATCTGGAGGGAGGAAGAATGGAACCACAATTGATACAACCAATAGGACAAACTTCAACGCCCACCATCCTGAGTGCCATTTACTGCAAGtttcaaataattttcttgTACTAAATGTGGTAAGAAacatgagaaagaaaaatatctgAACTCTATGTCAAGGAACCTGATTTTCAATGATCGGAAAGTGAGAATCTAATTATATGAGTAACAGAACAAGGATAAAACAGTTTCCTAAAACTAAACAGCGTTGGTAAGCTCTGGCATTTTGTAAGAAGACTAAGACTCCGGCAGGACTTTTTCAGATGTTACGACTGTTTATTGGGTTCGGACATTTTCTGGACACAGGAAAGTAGCATTATATCCCAAAACCCAGTATAATACTTCAAGGAAGAAAGAACAGGAAAGATTggattttttcctttttcctaaAGGAGAAAGCAGCATATTATAGGAGTATAATAATTATGGACAGATGATAAATAAAAGGTCCACAGAGTGAGATTCCAGCTTCCAGTTTCTCAATCCTGAATATAATGACAGAAAGTTGAGAATTTCTTGTGGAAGGATGGAGAAAACTTGAAACAATGTTGAATGAAAGATACAAAACATCCTAAGCTCACACGGAGAACTCCCATTGTGTGAAAACAATCACTTCCACTGACTCCACAAGCTTTTCTAtctgtaaaaaaaatattttccatatataaatatgcaagcaaaaataaataaagcatgtaaataatattttgtaacCATGTTCATAAGAGGTGTCTTCAACAACTGCACATGTCAGTAGCAGATTATGACATTCTAAGGGTACAACAAGGAGTATATGCCCAATAGGACCCACAATTTGagattaaaatatatgaatcCTCAAATTGAGGTTGATCTTGGTGAAGAGAGTCATGGCTCTAGAGGTTGTGCTTGTTTGTGCAATTTCTTTACAAAGGGTAGAAACCAAATGCTAATTTATGAGAACATTCTAATAAACTTTTTGGAGTTCAGAAAGGAAAATTGACTTACAGTACAGTCGGGGTAAGACACTTTGTCCATAATCGCGAATGAACCAGGCAGTAAGATTAATTATGAAGAAGATCAAGCCATAAAAGTATCTGGCTCGGAGTGACTTCTTCCTTTCTGCAGAACAATCCACATTCGTTGGCTCCATTGATGCCTTTACCCGCTGAACAAGCTGAGAGTTGCTTGAACTTATATGTAACACGCTAGCTTCAACTGCTGCAGCAGACCCACTCATTTCTGCCATTTCAAGCATTAAAATGTTGTTAACTGAATAGCTCAGTACTTCAATTCTAGACTGTGGTCTGTAATATTTCATACACTATAGTAGAATACTACAAGAATTTTTTCTatgaggaaaaaaagaaaggaggtGCTACTGAATTGGGTAAACCAGAATGCATATATCTTGTGATGTTGAAAGCTTTCTAAATTGATTTCAAACAACAGAAA is drawn from Theobroma cacao cultivar B97-61/B2 chromosome 4, Criollo_cocoa_genome_V2, whole genome shotgun sequence and contains these coding sequences:
- the LOC18602823 gene encoding probable serine incorporator isoform X1, with the protein product MAEMSGSAAAVEASVLHISSSNSQLVQRVKASMEPTNVDCSAERKKSLRARYFYGLIFFIINLTAWFIRDYGQSVLPRLYYRKACGVSGSDCFHTMGVLRVSLGCFIFFFLMFLTTFSTRKLFETCSKWHSGWWALKFVLLVVSIVVPFFLPPDFIHIYGEVARIGAGIFLLLQLISVIEFIGWWNNNWAPDEQRKQSCFFALFTSTVFYVASICGIVSMYYFYAPRPACSLNIFFITWTSILLIVMMAMSLHSKVNRGLLSSGIMASYVVFLCWSAIRSEPADEKCKLEKPKDGHGDWTAILGFLIAIGAIVMATFSTGIDSKSFQFRKDEVKLEDDIRYNYGFFHMIFSLGAMYFAMLFISWNLENSARKWSIDVGWTSTWVKIINEWFAATIYMWKLIAPVVKQPRVINHEESVQQINDSTLP
- the LOC18602823 gene encoding probable serine incorporator isoform X2, giving the protein MSGSAAAVEASVLHISSSNSQLVQRVKASMEPTNVDCSAERKKSLRARYFYGLIFFIINLTAWFIRDYGQSVLPRLYYRKACGVSGSDCFHTMGVLRVSLGCFIFFFLMFLTTFSTRKLFETCSKWHSGWWALKFVLLVVSIVVPFFLPPDFIHIYGEVARIGAGIFLLLQLISVIEFIGWWNNNWAPDEQRKQSCFFALFTSTVFYVASICGIVSMYYFYAPRPACSLNIFFITWTSILLIVMMAMSLHSKVNRGLLSSGIMASYVVFLCWSAIRSEPADEKCKLEKPKDGHGDWTAILGFLIAIGAIVMATFSTGIDSKSFQFRKDEVKLEDDIRYNYGFFHMIFSLGAMYFAMLFISWNLENSARKWSIDVGWTSTWVKIINEWFAATIYMWKLIAPVVKQPRVINHEESVQQINDSTLP